DNA from Osmerus mordax isolate fOsmMor3 chromosome 2, fOsmMor3.pri, whole genome shotgun sequence:
AAGGGGAATGACAGTGTTAGATATTCAGGATGAAGAACAGTACTTAAAATAATGTAAGAAACATTGGTGTATTATATAGTTTCAGCATACAGAAACATTGCATTTTTCATATGGCTACACATTGGCATGAGCTAGCCATATGCAATAACTGATGTGTGCATGGATCCCACAATGATCTTGGTGGGTGTGGCCTGTTGTTGAGTGTCAGGTAAGAATCTCATCTCCCTAAATATATCCACCCTTCCCATTTTCTCttaccccacctcccctccccatccctttcCCTGTTCCACCCAATCTcaacacctctccctctctcatcacccccatccccaccctcccaaTGCAGACCAGTGGGACCCAGTACAAGATGCAGCTGTATGAAAAGGCCAACTTTGAGGGCCAGGCCTTCGAGGCCACTGAAGACTGCCCCTCCGTGCAGGAGAAGTACCGCTTGAGGGAGGTCTATTCCTGCAAGGTCTCTGATGGCTGGTGGGTGTTCTACGAACACCCCAACTACCGCGGCCGTCAGTACTTCCTGGAAAAGGGCGAGTACCGCAAACCTGGGGACTGGGGCGCCATCAGCCCTGTGGTCCAGTCCTTCAGGCGCTACACTGAGTGATCCTACACTCCACTCCAGCTGGCCCAAACACCCCAACAACATTAGGATGAAGtcgccctcactctctctctctaattgcAGTACTTTCATATGAGTTATTTTAAGTCTGAGGTCTCATCTGAAATAAAACTTGTCTGGTGAGCAAATTACAGGATGTTGACCCTTATCTGGAtcgatgtatgtatgtgtgtacaatgAGGTAATCACCTAGATGGGTTCACTCTCTTAAGGTTGAGTCCATTGTGAGCTTTGTGATTGCAGGTAGGATCAACCTTAAGTCTGTAGTGAAGGTCTTAATTATCTCACAGAGCCAAGCCCTCTGGTACTGATTGGCTCACAAAGCTGGCCGGAGGTCCACTATGACCGGACAAGGGTTGTGATGGGTACCGAAGGAAAAACAGTTGCCTCCTCCACACATCAGGGCCAGAGTTGGTTCCTCGGGGTCTAGCAGCTGGGAACAGAATGAATGCAGCATGAGGGGCCAGGGCACCGACATCTGGAGGAGGGGTTAGAGAACAAGGAGAGACAGCCGTCAGTGACACCGTAATTCCACGTGTTCAGTGTTAGGTTTTAAGAGGCAGACGCTGGCTTACCGTGTCTAGTTGAAACTCCATACCGCTCCCTGTGATCAGGTCTATGACTGCTATACCAGGAACACCTTCGGCCTGCAGCCaaaccccacccaccaccaccagccgcTGACCAATCACGTGTGCATTGTGAGAATATCTGAAATGGGTGACAAATCTCTCAGAGATCCACACCTATAGAGACATGGGATAGGCTTCAGAGTGGCCatcagtgtgtgtacctggggacGGGCTGGGGGTGGACCGCCAGGCTCTCCCAGCAGAAGCCTGTGGTGGTGGGCCTCAGAAAGGTTGTGTCCCCCAGGGGTACCCCTCCTCTGCCTAGTCCTCCAAACACCACCACCCCTTCCTTATATGGACACGCTGAGTGGGAGAGCCGAGCTTCGGGTGGGATACCCTCTACTGACATCTACATAAACATACATGGACAGCTCTTTTAGAGCCTGGTTTTCATTAAGTACATCCTATCTGTCTATGAGGTCCTGCAGTGTAACAAACCTCTGTCCAATGCAGATTATTAAGACTCAGGAAATGGGCGTCGCCTAAAGCGGCCTCTGTCTCATTCCTTCCtccaaacacaaacaggaagtcctggcctgcagggagattggggggggggggtgtacttgTTTGCACATAACACAATACCACAAAAGACTAAGAAGCAGAGTAACATCTCTGGCTGAGACTGTGCCTACCTCTGTAACTCAGCATGGTCGCTGTGTGCCGCCATCTTGGTGGTGGCAGGATACCAGTGCATGTTATCTGCTCTGAGGACAGACTCACTGCTGCCATGTTCTCATGAGATGTGGGGTCAGCCAGGTCACAGGTCACTTTAAGAAGGCTCCTGATTGGGTGGAGTGGGGAGGAGCGCCCACCATAGACCACGTTGCCCCAACCGGGGATGTTATTTACCGTGTGATACAGTCGAACACCTGTAGACACAACACAGACCTCCAGATTGACATCATGCCGTCACACATCACCACTTTTCATATTACCACAGCATCCCTGCTAGACCACTTACCCCAGTCTGTGGAAGACGCTACAGAGGCACATCTCCAGGCAGCCTGCCCTGTGACGAGGACCCTGGcagcagcccccctgccccccctattGGAGCCTCCGGTGAGCAGCACCATGTCAGGGcgcaggggggtggaggccaTGCCCAGACCCTCCAGAGA
Protein-coding regions in this window:
- the crygs2 gene encoding crystallin, gamma S2 isoform X2, coding for MSKMGRIVFYEDKNFQGRRYECDSDCSDFHAYLSRCNSIRVEIGAWVVYERPNYTGYQYVLTRGEYPDYQRWMGLNDHLSSCKTIHFTSGTQYKMQLYEKANFEGQAFEATEDCPSVQEKYRLREVYSCKVSDGWWVFYEHPNYRGRQYFLEKGEYRKPGDWGAISPVVQSFRRYTE
- the crygs2 gene encoding crystallin, gamma S2 isoform X1; translation: MHLTSLFQIVFYEDKNFQGRRYECDSDCSDFHAYLSRCNSIRVEIGAWVVYERPNYTGYQYVLTRGEYPDYQRWMGLNDHLSSCKTIHFTSGTQYKMQLYEKANFEGQAFEATEDCPSVQEKYRLREVYSCKVSDGWWVFYEHPNYRGRQYFLEKGEYRKPGDWGAISPVVQSFRRYTE